One window of the Bos mutus isolate GX-2022 chromosome X, NWIPB_WYAK_1.1, whole genome shotgun sequence genome contains the following:
- the BRS3 gene encoding bombesin receptor subtype-3, translating to MSQRQPQSPNQTLISTTNDTELSSSVVPNDSTNKRRTGDNSPGIEALCAIYITYAVIISVGILGNAILIKVFFKTKSMQTVPNIFITSLAFGDLLLLLTCVPVDATHYLAEGWLFGRIGCKVLSFIRLTSVGVSVFTLTILSADRYKAVVKPLERQPPNAILKTCAKAGCIWIMSMIIALPEAIFSNVYTFQDPDKNVTFKVCASYPVSERLLQEIHSLLCFLVFYIIPLSIISVYYSLIARTLYKSTLNIPTEEQSHARKQIESRKRIARTVLVLVALFALCWLPNHLLYLYRSFTSQNYTDSSTVHLIVTIISRILAFSNSCVNPFALYWLSNTFQQHFKAQLFCCKAGVPDASAANTPLDNLAVMGRVPGAATTQMSEISVSLFTGCSVKKEDDRV from the exons ATGTCTCAAAGGCAGCCTCAGTCACCTAATCAGACTTTAATTTCAACCACAAATGACACAGAATTATCGAGCTCCGTCGTCCCTAATGATTCCACAAATAAAAGAAGGACCGGAGACAACTCTCCAGGAATAGAAGCATTGTGTGCCATCTATATCACTTATGCCGTGATCATTTCAGTGGGCATCCTTGGAAATGCTATTCTCATCAAAGTCTTTTTCAAGACCAAATCCATGCAAACAGTTCCCAACATTTTCATCACCAGCCTGGCTTTTGGAGATCTTTTACTTCTGCTAACTTGTGTGCCAGTCGATGCAACCCACTACCTGGCAGAGGGATGGCTGTTCGGAAGAATTGGATGTAAGGTGCTCTCTTTCATCCGGCTCACTTCTGTCGGTGTATCAGTGTTCACGTTAACAATTCTCAGTGCTGACAG ATACAAGGCAGTTGTGAAGCCCTTGGAGCGTCAGCCCCCAAATGCCATCCTGAAGACCTGTGCCAAAGCTGGCTGCATCTGGATCATGTCTATGATCATTGCTCTACCGGAGGctatattttcaaatgtatatacTTTTCAAGATCCTGACAAAAATGTAACATTTAAAGTGTGTGCCTCTTACCCTGTTTCTGAGAGGCTCCTGCAAGAGATACATTCTCTGCTGTGCTTCTTAGTATTCTACATTATTCCACTTTCGATTATCTCTGTCTATTACTCTCTGATTGCTAGAACTCTTTACAAAAGCACCTTGAACATACCTACTGAGGAACAAAGCCATGCCCGCAAGCAG ATTGAATCCCGGAAGCGAATTGCCAGAACAGTTCTGGTGCTGGTGGCTCTCTTTGCTCTCTGCTGGTTGCCGAATCACCTTCTGTATCTCTACCGCTCATTCACTTCTCAAAACTATACGGACTCCTCTACCGTTCACTTAATTGTCACCATCATCTCTCGGATTCTGGCTTTCAGCAATTCTTGTGTAAACCCCTTTGCTCTTTACTGGCTGAGCAATACCTTCCAGCAGCATTTTAAAGCTCAGTTATTCTGTTGCAAGGCAGGGGTGCCTGACGCTTCCGCTGCTAATACCCCTCTTGACAACCTAGCAGTGATGGGAAGGGTCCCGGGTGCTGCAACCACTCAGATGTCCGAAATTAGTGTGTCCCTATTCACTGGCTGCAGTGTGAAGAAGGAAGATGACAGAGTCTag